One Oscillospiraceae bacterium genomic region harbors:
- a CDS encoding LL-diaminopimelate aminotransferase: MQLNPHYAELNESYLFSTIAHKVADYQKAHPEADVIRLGIGDVTLPLAASVTEAMHKAVEEQGRKETFHGYIPSEQGYAFLREAIRKYYAKSGVSLDMAEIFISDGAKSDLGNLLDLFSRDNTILVPDPVYPVYVDDNVMAGRKILYLPATAGNNFLPMPDEAPHADIVYICSPNNPTGATYSVEQLKAWVDWAKQNDAVILFDAAYECFVTEPGLARSIYQVEGAKEVAIEVCSFSKIAGFTGTRCGYTVVPTALAGGKLNKMWLRRQTTKFNGVAYVVQRGAAAVFTEEGMREIQQNLDYYRANAAVIAAALDEAGVWYCGGKNSPYIWLRCPNNMGSWEFFDWLLETANVVGTPGEGFGPCGKGYFRLTAFGDAARTKEAAARIKAALAAL, from the coding sequence ATGCAGCTCAATCCGCATTATGCCGAGCTGAACGAGAGCTATCTCTTCAGCACCATCGCCCATAAAGTCGCTGATTACCAGAAAGCCCACCCGGAGGCCGATGTCATCCGCCTGGGGATCGGTGACGTCACCCTGCCGCTGGCCGCTTCGGTCACCGAGGCCATGCACAAGGCCGTCGAGGAGCAGGGCCGCAAGGAGACCTTCCACGGCTACATCCCCAGCGAGCAGGGCTATGCGTTCCTGCGCGAGGCCATCCGGAAGTACTACGCCAAGAGCGGTGTATCGCTGGATATGGCCGAGATCTTCATCTCTGACGGCGCCAAGAGCGACCTGGGCAACCTGCTGGACCTGTTCAGCCGGGATAACACCATCCTCGTGCCCGACCCCGTCTACCCGGTCTACGTGGACGATAATGTGATGGCTGGCCGTAAGATCCTGTACCTGCCCGCCACCGCCGGGAACAACTTCCTGCCCATGCCGGACGAAGCCCCCCACGCTGACATCGTCTACATCTGCAGCCCCAACAACCCTACCGGTGCCACCTACTCGGTGGAGCAGCTGAAAGCCTGGGTGGACTGGGCCAAGCAGAACGATGCCGTCATCCTGTTTGACGCCGCCTACGAGTGCTTCGTCACCGAGCCGGGCCTGGCCCGCAGCATCTACCAGGTCGAGGGCGCCAAGGAGGTGGCCATCGAGGTCTGCAGCTTCTCCAAGATCGCAGGCTTCACCGGCACCCGCTGCGGCTATACCGTGGTGCCCACTGCCTTGGCCGGCGGTAAGCTGAATAAGATGTGGCTGCGCCGCCAGACTACGAAATTCAACGGTGTTGCGTATGTTGTCCAGCGCGGTGCTGCCGCCGTCTTTACCGAGGAAGGCATGCGCGAGATCCAGCAGAACCTGGACTACTACCGCGCCAACGCTGCCGTCATCGCCGCCGCCCTGGACGAGGCCGGTGTGTGGTACTGCGGCGGTAAAAACAGCCCCTACATCTGGCTGCGCTGCCCCAACAATATGGGCAGCTGGGAGTTCTTCGACTGGCTGCTGGAAACGGCCAACGTGGTCGGCACCCCCGGCGAGGGCTTTGGCCCCTGCGGCAAAGGGTATTTCCGCCTGACGGCTTTCGGTGACGCAGCCCGCACCAAAGAGGCTGCTGCCCGCATCAAGGCCGCCCTGGCTGCACTTTAA
- a CDS encoding S8 family serine peptidase: MRRIMLLSAGLLALGLTACGAAGAVNPAASPAAPAPTAPPDENAPEISEPAVSVEPYSDLRYLPWVDDYAKQTYQPDEYNASELYTYTYNTGTAFAGAEDEAAALLEACKDPGLGVRSLQARGITGRGVNVAILDQPLLTDHPEFADRIAAYYDTGCEGETSSMHGPAVASLLAGKTIGVAPDAHIYYAAWPSWLKDSRYAADALDWVLEQNEALPEGEKIRVVSVSAAPGSADMFQNTDLWNAAAARAEEAGVLVLTVEGAGTKPDRLMPYPAVFDPNARDDPAACRVGFPGEDGSSVFAKNALALPCSYRTTAEEYTAGQFGYTHYGQGGLSWGIPYCAGVMALGWQVDPTLTGDEIMRYLLSTAATGTDGNSIIDPVHFVETLETNRST; encoded by the coding sequence ATGAGACGCATCATGCTTTTGTCTGCCGGGCTGCTGGCGCTGGGCCTTACGGCCTGCGGGGCTGCCGGGGCGGTGAATCCCGCCGCATCCCCTGCCGCACCGGCGCCCACTGCGCCGCCTGACGAAAACGCGCCTGAAATTTCTGAGCCTGCCGTTTCCGTTGAGCCTTACAGCGACCTGCGCTATCTGCCCTGGGTGGATGACTATGCCAAGCAGACCTATCAGCCCGACGAATACAACGCCTCTGAGCTGTACACCTATACCTACAACACCGGCACTGCGTTTGCCGGGGCCGAGGACGAAGCCGCCGCATTGCTGGAGGCGTGCAAAGACCCCGGCCTGGGCGTGCGCAGCTTGCAGGCGCGCGGCATCACCGGCAGGGGCGTGAACGTCGCCATCCTGGACCAGCCGCTGCTGACCGACCACCCCGAATTTGCCGACCGCATCGCCGCTTACTACGATACCGGCTGCGAGGGGGAGACCAGTTCCATGCACGGTCCGGCGGTAGCCAGCCTGCTGGCGGGCAAAACCATCGGCGTGGCGCCGGATGCCCACATTTACTATGCGGCCTGGCCTTCCTGGCTGAAAGACAGCCGCTATGCCGCGGATGCACTGGATTGGGTGCTGGAGCAAAACGAGGCGCTGCCCGAAGGTGAGAAGATTCGGGTCGTTTCCGTTTCGGCTGCGCCCGGTTCCGCCGATATGTTCCAGAACACCGACCTCTGGAACGCCGCAGCCGCCCGTGCCGAAGAAGCCGGGGTTCTGGTTTTGACCGTAGAGGGCGCAGGCACAAAACCGGACCGCCTTATGCCCTATCCTGCTGTCTTTGACCCAAACGCCCGGGATGACCCAGCCGCCTGTCGGGTCGGCTTTCCTGGCGAGGACGGTTCCTCGGTGTTTGCAAAAAATGCACTTGCTCTCCCCTGCTCTTACCGCACAACAGCCGAGGAATACACCGCCGGTCAGTTCGGCTACACCCACTACGGACAAGGCGGCCTGAGCTGGGGCATCCCCTACTGCGCCGGGGTGATGGCCCTGGGCTGGCAGGTGGACCCCACCCTGACCGGCGATGAGATCATGCGGTATCTGCTTTCCACCGCCGCCACCGGCACGGATGGCAACTCCATTATCGACCCGGTACATTTTGTCGAGACGCTGGAAACCAACCGCAGCACCTGA
- a CDS encoding leucine-rich repeat domain-containing protein, whose amino-acid sequence MAVLWENCARGENCARGARVLRVLGDTPCPVVPDTVDGLPVVEIAPYCFADRAVIGGALWPADSADTHEVTGNFVQEVTLPDTVRVIDSAAFYNCRKLRRVRLGKAADSFGSDLFTNCRSLEVLELHAGPGEATGLRRLLVAISADVTVEFTGGARLFYPEYFELLDENTPAHIFNHSIEGEGYRMRQCFAADGSLDFAAYDASFAQACVGESEEKLCRLALGRLCLPYGLGDDARADYEFYLTAHPDAAFTLAITARDEAAVKLLVGLGLPTANAAAFCARQGWSAGAALLLGRPKRAAKKTYGFDDL is encoded by the coding sequence GTGGCCGTACTTTGGGAAAACTGCGCACGGGGGGAAAACTGCGCGCGTGGTGCGCGGGTGCTGCGGGTGCTGGGCGATACGCCCTGCCCGGTGGTGCCGGATACCGTGGATGGCCTGCCCGTGGTGGAGATCGCCCCCTATTGTTTTGCCGACAGAGCCGTGATCGGCGGTGCCCTGTGGCCTGCGGACAGCGCCGACACCCATGAGGTCACCGGCAATTTTGTACAGGAGGTCACCCTGCCCGACACGGTGCGGGTCATTGACAGCGCGGCCTTTTATAACTGCCGTAAGCTGCGCCGGGTACGGCTGGGCAAAGCGGCTGACAGCTTTGGCAGTGACCTGTTTACCAACTGCCGCAGCCTGGAAGTGCTGGAGCTGCACGCCGGTCCCGGCGAGGCAACGGGGTTGCGCCGGCTGCTGGTGGCCATCAGCGCGGACGTGACGGTGGAGTTCACCGGCGGGGCGCGGTTGTTCTACCCAGAATATTTTGAGCTTCTGGACGAAAACACCCCCGCACACATTTTCAACCACAGCATCGAGGGCGAGGGCTACCGCATGCGGCAATGCTTTGCAGCGGACGGCAGCCTGGACTTTGCCGCCTACGACGCCAGCTTTGCCCAGGCCTGCGTGGGCGAAAGTGAGGAAAAGCTCTGCCGTCTTGCGCTGGGGCGGCTTTGCCTGCCCTACGGTTTGGGCGACGATGCCCGCGCCGACTACGAGTTTTATCTGACTGCCCACCCGGACGCGGCGTTTACGTTGGCCATCACCGCCCGGGATGAAGCGGCGGTGAAACTGCTGGTTGGCCTGGGCCTGCCCACCGCCAACGCTGCCGCTTTTTGCGCCCGGCAGGGGTGGAGCGCGGGAGCCGCGCTGTTATTAGGCCGCCCCAAGCGTGCCGCGAAAAAAACGTACGGTTTTGACGATTTGTAG
- a CDS encoding AAA family ATPase codes for MSAQCVMICSGKGGTGKSTVSVLLGAGLARLGRKVLLVELDSGLRSVDIIAGVYGRTVYDIEDVLCGRCEPAKAIVPSPLYAGLSVISAPYEGGEVAAVPLGRLLQAVRPYFDFILLDTAAGMGAPFTAAATVADRALLVLTPDPVALRDGKIVADRLLAGGRPQGAVRLVMNRVTRDSFGKRASVEDLDECIDTVGAQLIAVIPESVALQQAGAAGTVPPAHDAAVVAGQALAKRLCGQRVPLTF; via the coding sequence ATGAGCGCACAATGTGTTATGATCTGTTCCGGTAAAGGCGGCACCGGCAAAAGCACCGTTTCGGTGCTGCTGGGTGCGGGCCTGGCCCGGCTGGGCCGCAAGGTCCTGCTGGTGGAGCTGGATTCCGGTTTGCGCAGCGTCGACATTATTGCAGGCGTCTATGGGCGCACGGTGTACGACATCGAGGATGTCCTTTGCGGCCGGTGTGAACCGGCCAAGGCCATCGTGCCCAGCCCGTTGTACGCCGGGCTTTCGGTCATCAGCGCTCCGTATGAGGGTGGCGAGGTCGCGGCGGTGCCGTTGGGACGGCTGCTGCAGGCCGTGCGGCCGTACTTTGATTTTATCCTGCTGGACACCGCCGCCGGGATGGGTGCGCCGTTTACAGCGGCCGCCACAGTGGCAGACCGTGCCCTGCTGGTGCTGACCCCCGACCCCGTGGCCCTGCGGGACGGCAAAATTGTGGCCGACCGGCTGCTGGCGGGGGGGCGTCCCCAAGGCGCCGTGCGCCTGGTGATGAACCGCGTCACGCGGGACAGCTTCGGCAAGCGCGCCAGCGTGGAAGATCTGGATGAATGTATCGACACCGTGGGTGCGCAGCTGATTGCAGTCATCCCCGAAAGTGTCGCTTTACAGCAGGCCGGCGCCGCCGGTACTGTGCCCCCTGCGCACGATGCCGCTGTTGTGGCCGGGCAGGCTTTGGCAAAACGCTTATGCGGGCAAAGGGTCCCGCTTACTTTCTAA
- a CDS encoding VWA-like domain-containing protein: protein MAKHIQTQAEWESTMARRIMDQLRGELYLDQRYLNAALGALPPAPLPPGTTGAAFAADGARLCYPPAWVLATYRKNRRYLPRAYLHSVLHCIFRHLWLRGGRDRTLWGLACDIAVENTLDSLNTPATTRPVGWLRQQAYQQLQNQCGLLAAGPIYRVLRECDEETLTRWLREFTCDDHRFWPADPDSPQAQMQGKQWEQLGRQTQLSMEESGRHAGENAGARALQAQVQASRSRRSYRDFLRRFAVWHEEPHLDPEEFDLGFYSYGLRVYGNLPLIEPLESREVKKIRDFVIVLDTSESTAGELVKAFLKETFTLLKSQDSFFRQCRILVLQADNAIRDETWLTDLDALDRYTARFTLHGGGGTDFRPAFARIAELREQGELRALQGVLYFTDGKGIYPAHRPPFETAFLFLEDGTPPPEVPPWAMRLILQPEEFESIEQHDRKAPPKG from the coding sequence ATGGCTAAGCACATCCAAACCCAAGCCGAGTGGGAATCCACGATGGCACGGCGCATTATGGATCAGCTGCGGGGCGAGTTGTATCTCGACCAGCGCTACCTGAACGCCGCCCTGGGTGCCCTGCCCCCTGCCCCGCTGCCCCCCGGTACCACCGGCGCGGCCTTTGCCGCCGACGGTGCCCGCCTGTGCTATCCGCCTGCCTGGGTGCTGGCCACCTACCGCAAAAACCGGCGCTACCTGCCCCGGGCTTACCTGCACAGCGTGCTGCACTGCATCTTCCGCCACCTGTGGCTGCGGGGCGGCCGCGACCGCACCCTGTGGGGGCTGGCCTGCGACATCGCCGTAGAAAACACGCTGGACAGCCTGAACACCCCGGCCACCACCCGCCCGGTGGGCTGGCTGCGGCAGCAGGCCTACCAGCAATTGCAGAACCAATGCGGCTTGCTGGCCGCCGGGCCTATTTACCGCGTACTGCGGGAGTGCGACGAGGAAACGCTGACCAGGTGGCTGCGGGAGTTCACCTGCGACGACCACCGCTTCTGGCCTGCCGACCCGGACAGCCCGCAGGCCCAGATGCAGGGCAAACAGTGGGAACAGCTGGGCCGCCAGACGCAGCTGAGCATGGAGGAATCCGGCCGGCACGCCGGCGAAAACGCCGGTGCCCGCGCCCTGCAAGCGCAAGTACAGGCCAGCCGAAGCCGCCGCAGCTACCGGGATTTTCTGCGCAGGTTCGCTGTCTGGCATGAGGAACCCCATCTCGACCCCGAAGAATTCGACCTGGGCTTTTACAGCTACGGCCTGCGGGTGTACGGCAATCTGCCGCTGATCGAACCGCTGGAAAGCCGCGAGGTGAAAAAGATCCGCGACTTTGTCATTGTGCTGGACACCAGCGAATCCACCGCCGGGGAGCTGGTGAAAGCCTTTTTAAAGGAAACCTTCACCTTATTAAAAAGCCAGGACAGCTTTTTCCGCCAGTGCCGTATTTTGGTGCTGCAGGCGGACAATGCCATCCGGGACGAGACCTGGCTGACCGATCTGGACGCACTGGACCGCTACACCGCCCGTTTTACGCTGCACGGGGGCGGCGGCACCGACTTCCGCCCCGCGTTTGCCCGCATTGCCGAACTGCGGGAGCAAGGCGAGCTCCGTGCCCTGCAGGGCGTCTTGTATTTTACCGACGGCAAGGGCATCTACCCCGCCCACCGGCCGCCCTTTGAGACCGCCTTTTTGTTTTTGGAGGACGGCACCCCGCCGCCGGAAGTGCCCCCCTGGGCCATGCGCCTGATTTTGCAGCCTGAGGAATTTGAATCGATTGAGCAACACGACCGCAAAGCCCCGCCGAAAGGATGA
- a CDS encoding methylglyoxal synthase, with protein sequence MTIALVAHDSKKELMVQFCTAYRHILAQHHLIATGTTGRLVEENVGLPVQKFLPGGHGGGQQVMARIACEEVDMLLFFRDPIAAKPSEPNEMNLLRICDVHNIPVATNIATAEVLIHGLEHGDLDWRTILHPSHA encoded by the coding sequence ATGACGATCGCTCTGGTTGCACATGACTCCAAAAAGGAGCTGATGGTGCAGTTCTGCACGGCTTATCGCCACATATTGGCACAGCATCACCTGATTGCCACCGGCACGACCGGCCGCCTGGTGGAGGAAAACGTCGGCCTGCCCGTGCAGAAGTTCCTGCCCGGCGGCCATGGCGGCGGCCAGCAGGTCATGGCTCGTATCGCCTGCGAGGAAGTGGACATGCTGCTGTTCTTCCGCGACCCCATCGCTGCCAAGCCCAGTGAACCCAACGAGATGAACCTGCTGCGCATCTGCGATGTGCACAACATCCCCGTGGCCACCAACATCGCCACCGCCGAGGTCCTCATCCACGGCCTGGAGCACGGCGACCTCGACTGGCGCACCATCCTGCACCCGTCGCATGCGTAA
- a CDS encoding pyridoxamine 5'-phosphate oxidase family protein: protein MKPNEEIMEFLKENPTFYLATVDGYLPRVRPIGFAMWYKDHLCIALGKHKAAYKQLLDNTNLEICAANDRGEWLRVQGTANFDNTPEAQAAAFQVMPQLADLYNEETGHKLGIVYLDHLSARLFSMSGVVKDIMNY from the coding sequence ATGAAACCGAATGAAGAAATTATGGAATTCCTGAAGGAAAACCCCACTTTCTACCTGGCCACCGTGGATGGTTACCTGCCCCGCGTGCGCCCCATCGGCTTTGCCATGTGGTATAAGGACCACCTGTGCATTGCCCTGGGCAAGCACAAGGCCGCCTACAAGCAGCTGCTGGACAACACCAACCTGGAGATCTGCGCAGCCAACGACCGCGGCGAGTGGCTGCGCGTGCAGGGCACTGCCAACTTTGACAACACCCCCGAAGCTCAGGCCGCCGCTTTCCAGGTCATGCCCCAGCTGGCCGACCTGTACAACGAGGAGACCGGCCACAAGCTGGGCATCGTCTACCTAGACCACCTCTCCGCCAGACTCTTCTCCATGTCCGGCGTGGTGAAGGATATTATGAACTACTAA
- a CDS encoding glutamine--tRNA ligase/YqeY domain fusion protein, with translation MAEEKFSNFLTDIIDADLAEGKVDVVHTRFPPEPNGYLHIGSAKAIFINYTIAKHYGGLFNLRFDDTNPAREGDEYVQSILQDLHWLGADPNGGIYYGSDYFERCYEYAEQLIREGKAYVDDLTREQMQEYRGNDAGKPSRPSPYRDRTPEENLDLFRRMRAGEFADGEKTLRAKIDLASPNMNMRDPTIYRIKHVTHHRQGDKWCIYPMYDFAHPIQDAIEGITFSLCSLEFENHRPLYDWVIRNLFGKEFPKQREFARLNVTNTVMSKRYLRELVEKHIVDGWDDPRMPTLSGLRRRGYTPTSIFTFVKEAGISKADNLVDMRQLEAVLRAELELNAQRRVAVLDPIKLIIDNYPADRCEMFDLPNNPNREVNDTTTRPVAFTKELWIERSDFFEVPPPKFKRLTLGSEVRLMGAYLVRCTGVDKDEAGNVVAVHANADLETRNGNPADGRKVRGTIHWVSCEHCIDAEVSLYDKLFTESNMNSIPDDADFKDYLNPDSVTTVPHAKLEESLKDAKPGDRFQFVRNGYFTPDSKHAGTYNRIVTLKDSFKV, from the coding sequence ATGGCAGAAGAGAAATTTTCCAACTTTTTGACGGATATTATCGATGCCGACCTGGCCGAGGGCAAGGTCGACGTGGTGCATACCCGTTTCCCGCCGGAACCGAACGGCTACCTGCACATTGGTTCGGCCAAGGCAATTTTCATCAACTACACCATCGCCAAGCATTACGGCGGTTTGTTCAACCTGCGCTTTGACGATACTAACCCCGCCCGCGAGGGTGACGAGTACGTGCAGAGCATCCTGCAGGACCTGCACTGGCTGGGTGCCGACCCCAACGGCGGCATCTACTACGGCAGCGATTATTTTGAGCGCTGCTATGAATATGCCGAGCAGCTCATCCGCGAGGGCAAGGCCTACGTGGACGACCTGACCCGCGAGCAGATGCAGGAGTACCGCGGCAACGACGCCGGCAAGCCCAGCCGTCCCAGCCCGTACCGTGACCGCACGCCCGAGGAAAACCTTGACCTGTTCCGCCGCATGCGCGCCGGTGAGTTTGCCGACGGCGAAAAGACCCTGCGTGCCAAGATCGACCTGGCCAGCCCGAACATGAACATGCGCGACCCGACCATCTACCGCATCAAGCATGTGACCCATCACCGCCAGGGCGACAAGTGGTGCATCTACCCGATGTACGACTTCGCCCATCCCATCCAGGACGCCATCGAGGGCATCACCTTCAGCCTGTGCAGCCTGGAGTTTGAGAACCACCGCCCGCTGTACGATTGGGTCATCCGGAACCTGTTCGGCAAGGAATTCCCGAAGCAGCGCGAGTTTGCCCGCCTGAACGTGACCAACACCGTCATGAGCAAGCGCTACCTGCGCGAACTGGTGGAGAAGCACATCGTGGACGGCTGGGACGACCCCCGCATGCCCACCCTGTCCGGCCTGCGCCGCCGCGGCTACACCCCCACCAGCATCTTCACCTTTGTTAAGGAGGCCGGTATCTCCAAGGCCGACAACCTGGTGGACATGCGCCAGCTGGAGGCCGTGCTGCGCGCCGAGCTGGAGCTGAACGCCCAGCGCCGTGTAGCTGTGCTGGACCCCATCAAGCTCATCATTGACAACTATCCCGCCGACCGGTGCGAGATGTTCGACCTGCCTAACAACCCGAACCGCGAGGTCAACGACACCACCACCCGTCCCGTGGCCTTTACCAAGGAGCTGTGGATCGAGCGCAGCGACTTCTTTGAGGTACCGCCGCCGAAGTTCAAGCGCCTGACCCTGGGCAGCGAAGTGCGCCTGATGGGCGCTTACCTGGTGCGCTGCACCGGCGTGGACAAGGACGAGGCCGGCAACGTGGTGGCCGTACATGCCAACGCCGACCTGGAGACCCGCAACGGCAACCCCGCCGACGGCCGCAAGGTGCGCGGCACCATCCATTGGGTCAGCTGCGAGCATTGCATCGACGCCGAGGTCAGCCTGTACGACAAGCTGTTCACCGAATCCAACATGAACAGCATCCCCGACGATGCCGACTTCAAGGATTACCTGAACCCCGACAGCGTGACCACCGTGCCCCACGCCAAGCTGGAAGAAAGCCTGAAGGACGCCAAGCCCGGTGACCGTTTCCAGTTCGTGCGCAACGGCTACTTCACCCCCGACAGCAAGCACGCGGGCACCTACAACCGCATCGTGACGTTGAAGGACAGCTTTAAAGTTTAA
- a CDS encoding MATE family efflux transporter: MANVKQTDILTGSIPRQLLAFFLPIWFGTLFQQLYNTADTLIVGNFVGTRALAAVGATGAFVNLLVGLFVGLCSGVGVVVSQSFGARDYDGVDRQVHTALVFSVVIGAVLTLAGLVTAQPMMRLMGTPDEILDASTLYLRIYFLGMIPQILYNTGTYILRAIGDSKRPLYFLIAASLVNIVLDVVFIAVLGWGVAGAAIATVVSQVASALLTLRCVIGSEGMPWHVSLDKMRMEPGILGAICTIGIPAAAQSAMYNLSNMVIQSCMNSFGTDTIAAWGVYGKIDFVFWMTINSLGIAITTFVGQNFGARQYDRVRSGVRVCMAMAAGLTLLVSVSFYFGAEPLFRVFTQDNNVVAVGVQMMHVLTPVYITYISIEVLSGALRGCGDVRVPTLITVFFVCGLRMLWLATMVPLYHTIATVEFSYPLTWTLASLLFILYYLRGGWLKRCIAKRDAQT, translated from the coding sequence ATGGCAAATGTCAAACAGACGGATATTCTGACCGGCAGCATCCCCAGGCAGCTGCTGGCCTTTTTCCTGCCGATCTGGTTCGGCACGCTGTTCCAGCAGCTGTACAACACCGCCGATACCCTCATCGTGGGCAACTTTGTGGGCACCCGGGCGCTGGCAGCGGTGGGCGCAACGGGAGCGTTCGTCAACCTGCTGGTAGGCCTGTTCGTTGGGCTTTGCAGCGGCGTAGGTGTCGTGGTATCGCAAAGTTTCGGTGCGCGGGATTATGACGGCGTCGACCGCCAGGTACACACGGCGCTGGTGTTCAGCGTGGTCATCGGTGCGGTTCTTACGCTGGCAGGCCTTGTGACGGCCCAGCCCATGATGCGCCTGATGGGCACGCCGGACGAAATTCTGGACGCATCCACGCTGTATCTGCGCATCTACTTTTTGGGCATGATACCCCAGATCTTGTACAACACCGGCACCTATATTCTGCGTGCCATCGGTGATTCCAAGCGGCCGCTTTACTTCCTCATCGCCGCGTCGCTGGTCAACATCGTGCTGGACGTGGTGTTCATCGCGGTGCTGGGCTGGGGCGTGGCCGGTGCGGCCATCGCCACGGTGGTCAGCCAGGTGGCCAGCGCCCTGCTCACCCTGCGCTGCGTCATCGGCTCCGAGGGCATGCCCTGGCATGTCTCGCTGGACAAAATGCGGATGGAGCCGGGCATCCTGGGGGCCATCTGCACCATCGGCATCCCGGCGGCGGCCCAAAGCGCCATGTACAACCTCAGCAACATGGTCATCCAAAGCTGCATGAACAGCTTCGGCACCGACACCATCGCCGCCTGGGGCGTCTACGGCAAAATTGATTTCGTATTCTGGATGACCATCAACTCGCTGGGCATTGCCATCACCACCTTTGTGGGGCAGAACTTTGGCGCCCGCCAGTACGACCGCGTGCGCAGCGGCGTGCGGGTGTGTATGGCCATGGCCGCCGGGCTGACGCTGCTGGTCAGTGTCAGCTTCTACTTTGGGGCCGAGCCGCTTTTCCGCGTGTTTACGCAGGATAACAACGTGGTGGCGGTGGGCGTGCAGATGATGCATGTGCTGACGCCGGTGTACATCACCTATATCAGCATCGAGGTGCTGTCCGGCGCACTGCGCGGCTGCGGCGACGTCCGCGTGCCGACGCTGATCACGGTGTTTTTCGTCTGCGGCCTGCGGATGCTGTGGCTGGCCACGATGGTCCCGCTCTATCACACGATCGCCACGGTCGAGTTCAGCTACCCCCTGACCTGGACGCTGGCGTCGCTGCTGTTCATCCTCTACTACCTGCGCGGCGGCTGGCTGAAACGCTGCATTGCGAAGCGGGACGCACAAACCTGA